One stretch of Arachis hypogaea cultivar Tifrunner chromosome 20, arahy.Tifrunner.gnm2.J5K5, whole genome shotgun sequence DNA includes these proteins:
- the LOC112783774 gene encoding protein ENHANCED DISEASE RESISTANCE 2-like yields MCPTNPTRRSSTSDDSASDSSHWISDSINGGSLRHVDLDTGTNGWSSPPGDLFHLRSESYFTRRQKSPAGDYLLSPAGMDWLRSPTKLDDVLSRADNRVSNALRRAQSQGKSLKSFIFAVNLQIPGKEYHSAVFYFATEDPVQSGSLLNRFIDGDDGFRNQRFKLVNRIVKGPWIVKKAVGSHSACLLGKALTCNYHRGPNYFEIDVDIGSSAIANAILHLALGYVTSVTIDMGFVVEAQAEEELPERLIGAVRVCQMEMSSATFVDAPHAPLPSRGLGLAKVNHHSNKS; encoded by the coding sequence ATGTGCCCTACCAACCCCACTCGCCGGAGCTCCACCTCCGACGACAGCGCCTCCGATTCCTCCCACTGGATCTCCGACTCCATAAACGGTGGATCACTCCGCCACGTGGACCTCGACACCGGCACTAACGGCTGGTCCTCTCCTCCCGGCGACCTCTTCCACCTCCGCTCCGAAAGCTATTTCACGAGACGCCAGAAATCCCCCGCTGGTGACTACCTCCTCTCGCCGGCGGGCATGGACTGGCTCAGATCCCCAACCAAGCTAGACGACGTCCTCTCACGCGCCGACAATCGCGTATCCAACGCGCTCCGAAGGGCTCAGTCGCAAGGCAAATCCCTAAAGAGCTTCATCTTCGCGGTGAACTTACAAATTCCAGGAAAAGAGTACCACAGCGCGGTTTTCTACTTCGCGACGGAGGATCCGGTCCAATCCGGTTCTCTTCTGAACCGGTTCATAGACGGAGACGACGGATTCAGGAACCAGCGGTTCAAGCTGGTGAACCGGATCGTGAAGGGACCGTGGATTGTGAAGAAGGCGGTGGGGAGCCACAGCGCGTGCTTGTTGGGGAAGGCACTGACGTGTAACTACCACAGAGGACCTAACTACTTCGAGATTGACGTTGACATTGGGAGCAGCGCCATCGCGAACGCGATTCTGCACCTTGCCTTGGGATACGTGACGAGCGTGACAATCGATATGGGATTCGTTGTGGAGGCGCAGGCGGAGGAGGAGTTGCCGGAGAGGCTTATTGGAGCCGTTAGGGTCTGTCAGATGGAAATGTCGTCCGCCACTTTTGTTGACGCGCCACACGCGCCGCTTCCGTCTCGAGGACTGGGATTAGCCAAGGTCAATCACCATAGCAATAAATCTTAG